In Fluviispira sanaruensis, a genomic segment contains:
- a CDS encoding alkene reductase has translation MSTLFEPIKMGDLSLNNRIILAPLTRCRANYQRVPNDLMKKYYCQRASFGMIITEATSVDPLGVGYPRTPGIWSEDQVKAWRNITDAVHEKGGTIVIQLWHVGRISDPYYIGQAPIGPSAIGANLKISLIRPEKKFDTPRAVTIEEIKQLVEIYRNAAKNAKRAGFDGVELHGANGYLLDQFLQSKSNIRRDQYGGSIENRAKFPLEVVDAVIDVWGAGRVGYHIAPRCDAHDMGDENPLATFSYLVSQLSKRNIAFICAREYEAKDSLAPNLKSLFSGKFILNEGFTKESGENAIQNGHADAIAFGKISIPNPDLLQKFKMGEKLKQPNPKQFYNEHKYLFDLAESLPKEGYYEADKMGYTEYIH, from the coding sequence TACTTTATTCGAACCGATTAAAATGGGTGATTTGTCATTAAACAATCGAATTATTTTAGCGCCCCTCACACGTTGTCGTGCGAATTATCAAAGAGTGCCAAATGACCTGATGAAAAAATATTATTGCCAAAGGGCATCATTTGGCATGATTATCACAGAAGCGACTTCAGTTGATCCTCTCGGCGTTGGTTACCCTAGAACTCCTGGTATTTGGAGTGAAGATCAAGTGAAAGCTTGGAGAAATATCACAGATGCTGTGCATGAAAAAGGCGGAACCATTGTTATTCAATTGTGGCATGTTGGGAGAATTTCCGATCCATATTATATAGGACAAGCTCCTATTGGACCAAGTGCCATTGGAGCAAATCTCAAAATTTCTTTAATTCGTCCTGAAAAAAAATTCGACACTCCCCGAGCAGTTACTATAGAAGAGATAAAACAGTTGGTCGAGATCTACAGAAATGCTGCAAAGAATGCGAAAAGAGCTGGCTTTGACGGAGTAGAATTGCATGGTGCAAATGGATATTTACTAGATCAATTTTTGCAATCAAAATCAAATATTCGAAGAGATCAATATGGTGGGTCAATAGAAAATAGAGCGAAATTTCCATTAGAAGTCGTAGATGCCGTTATTGATGTCTGGGGAGCAGGTCGAGTCGGTTATCACATTGCACCGAGGTGTGATGCGCATGATATGGGTGATGAAAACCCACTCGCAACTTTTAGTTACCTTGTTTCACAGTTATCAAAGCGAAATATTGCTTTTATATGTGCACGTGAATATGAAGCAAAAGATAGTTTAGCACCTAACTTAAAAAGTCTTTTCTCTGGTAAATTTATTTTAAATGAAGGGTTTACTAAAGAATCTGGAGAAAATGCAATACAAAATGGCCATGCCGATGCCATCGCTTTTGGGAAAATATCTATTCCAAATCCAGATTTGCTGCAAAAATTTAAAATGGGTGAAAAATTAAAACAACCCAATCCAAAACAGTTTTATAATGAACATAAATACTTATTTGACTTAGCAGAATCTTTGCCAAAAGAAGGTTATTATGAAGCGGATAAAATGGGGTATACAGAATATATCCATTAA